A single region of the Pontimicrobium sp. SW4 genome encodes:
- a CDS encoding alanine/glycine:cation symporter family protein, producing the protein MKKYLLSMFTLILPILTFAQEAEKGLDEKINDAFMPVATWWEGFVLTTVPIAGKDVPFVVILLVVGATFFTIYFKFPSFTKFGLAINTVRGKYDEIEGGHHAGKTELAIDGDIPDTIRDESKEGEVSHFQALATAVSGTVGLGNIAGVAVAIALGGPGATFWMIVCGLIGMSTKFVECTLGVKYRDVGPDGTVYGGPMYYMSKGLKERGFAGIGKVLAVIFAVLCIGASFGGGNAFQSNQATVQITSMLGLEGGSMGFVIGIILAILVGIVIIGGIKRIASITEKIVPFMAGIYVLAALVIIFANFSDIGTAFGLIFDGAFTPMAGLGGLVGVLIVGFQRAAFSNEAGAGSAAIAHSAVKTKYPASEGVVALLEPFIDTVVICTMTALVIIFFNIDGGNMQSVFQYGAAGESSSSVLLNADGSSIGGVDLTSMAFDSVIPGFSYILTIAIILFAFSTMISWSYYGLQSWKYLFGKGKTADTVYKVLFLVFIVIGAAATLDAVIKFSDAMILALVFPNMIGLFFLFPKVREEMAKYVSAIRGSKE; encoded by the coding sequence ATGAAGAAATATCTTCTTTCAATGTTTACCCTTATTTTACCAATTTTAACATTCGCTCAAGAAGCTGAAAAAGGCCTAGATGAAAAAATAAATGATGCCTTTATGCCAGTTGCTACTTGGTGGGAAGGTTTTGTATTAACTACAGTGCCTATAGCTGGTAAAGATGTCCCATTTGTTGTTATTCTTTTAGTTGTAGGAGCAACATTTTTTACTATTTATTTTAAGTTTCCAAGTTTTACAAAATTTGGATTGGCAATTAATACAGTAAGAGGAAAATATGACGAGATAGAAGGAGGGCACCATGCTGGAAAAACAGAATTAGCAATTGATGGAGATATTCCTGATACTATTAGAGATGAAAGCAAAGAAGGGGAAGTCAGTCACTTCCAAGCTTTAGCAACCGCAGTTTCTGGAACTGTTGGTTTAGGAAATATTGCAGGTGTAGCTGTAGCAATTGCTTTAGGTGGTCCTGGAGCAACATTCTGGATGATTGTTTGTGGATTAATAGGGATGTCAACAAAATTTGTTGAATGTACGCTAGGTGTAAAATATAGAGATGTCGGTCCAGATGGAACGGTATATGGTGGACCAATGTATTATATGTCTAAAGGATTAAAAGAACGAGGCTTTGCAGGAATAGGAAAAGTGCTTGCCGTAATTTTTGCAGTTCTATGTATTGGAGCTTCATTTGGAGGTGGTAATGCTTTCCAATCTAACCAAGCAACAGTTCAAATTACATCAATGTTAGGATTAGAAGGTGGTTCAATGGGGTTTGTTATTGGAATCATTTTAGCCATCTTAGTTGGTATTGTAATTATTGGAGGTATTAAACGTATTGCTAGTATTACTGAAAAAATTGTACCATTTATGGCCGGAATCTATGTGCTTGCGGCTTTAGTGATAATTTTTGCAAACTTTAGTGATATAGGAACGGCTTTCGGATTAATATTTGATGGAGCATTTACACCTATGGCTGGACTTGGTGGTCTAGTTGGTGTACTTATTGTAGGTTTTCAACGTGCAGCATTCTCAAACGAAGCAGGAGCAGGATCTGCTGCTATTGCGCATTCAGCTGTTAAAACAAAATATCCAGCATCTGAAGGTGTAGTTGCTTTATTAGAACCATTTATCGACACAGTTGTAATTTGTACAATGACCGCTTTGGTTATTATTTTCTTTAATATAGATGGTGGAAATATGCAAAGTGTGTTCCAATATGGAGCAGCTGGAGAATCATCAAGTAGTGTATTGTTAAATGCGGATGGAAGTTCAATTGGAGGAGTAGATTTAACATCTATGGCTTTTGATTCTGTAATACCTGGATTCTCTTATATATTAACAATAGCTATTATATTGTTTGCATTCTCAACAATGATTTCTTGGTCATATTATGGACTTCAATCTTGGAAATATTTATTCGGAAAAGGAAAAACTGCTGATACAGTATACAAAGTATTATTCTTAGTATTTATAGTAATTGGTGCAGCTGCAACTTTAGATGCAGTAATTAAATTTTCTGATGCCATGATATTAGCATTAGTATTTCCAAATATGATAGGTCTATTCTTCTTATTCCCTAAAGTGAGAGAAGAAATGGCTAAGTATGTTTCGGCAATTAGAGGTAGTAAAGAATAA
- a CDS encoding helix-hairpin-helix domain-containing protein: MKKSHFKFTKGQRSGIFLLLLIILIMQSLYYFVDFSSKDIPINKDELIVFQNEIDSLRLVEIEAQQSKIFPFNPNYITDYKGYTLGMLPEEIDRLLKFREQNKWVNSTKQFQEVTKVSDSLLNAISPYFKFPEWVTNPKPKASFKYQNDTPKTFIQKIDLNTATAKQLQGINGIGEKLSDRIIKFRNKFEGGFIDDVQLQDVYGISLEVMERLLNEFTVKTPRQIKKIRLNSTSIEQLVTIQHIDYEIAYEILDQRILREGFKSLDDLTKVKGFPVDKIEIIKLYLTLN; the protein is encoded by the coding sequence ATGAAGAAATCCCATTTCAAGTTCACAAAAGGACAACGAAGTGGGATTTTTTTATTGTTATTAATCATCTTAATTATGCAAAGTCTATACTATTTTGTAGACTTTTCTTCAAAAGATATCCCAATTAATAAAGATGAATTAATAGTATTTCAAAACGAAATAGACTCGTTGCGTTTAGTTGAAATAGAAGCACAGCAATCAAAAATATTTCCATTCAACCCAAATTACATTACTGATTATAAAGGATACACATTAGGAATGTTGCCAGAAGAAATAGATAGGCTATTAAAATTTCGAGAACAGAACAAATGGGTAAATTCCACAAAGCAATTTCAAGAGGTTACAAAAGTTTCCGATTCTTTATTAAATGCTATATCCCCATATTTTAAATTCCCAGAATGGGTTACAAACCCTAAACCAAAAGCTAGCTTTAAATATCAAAATGACACGCCTAAAACATTTATACAAAAAATAGATTTAAACACAGCAACAGCAAAACAATTACAGGGAATTAATGGGATTGGAGAAAAATTATCAGATAGAATTATTAAGTTTAGAAATAAGTTCGAAGGTGGTTTTATTGATGATGTCCAGTTACAAGATGTTTACGGAATATCACTTGAAGTAATGGAAAGGTTGTTAAACGAGTTTACAGTAAAAACACCAAGACAAATAAAAAAAATTAGGTTAAACTCTACGTCTATTGAACAGCTTGTGACTATTCAGCATATAGACTACGAGATTGCTTACGAAATTTTAGACCAACGGATCTTAAGAGAAGGTTTCAAATCTTTGGATGACTTAACCAAAGTAAAAGGCTTTCCAGTCGATAAAATTGAGATAATTAAATTATATTTGACCCTCAATTAA